In Lutra lutra chromosome 6, mLutLut1.2, whole genome shotgun sequence, the following are encoded in one genomic region:
- the LOC125102000 gene encoding putative olfactory receptor 2B8 — protein MEQKNGSSFTGFILLGFSDRPQLQLVLFVVLLIFYLFTLLGNATIIALAHLDPHLHTPMYFFLSNLSFLDLCYTTSSVPQLLVHLRTADKSISFGGCVVQLFVFLGLGCTECILLGVMAFDRYAAICKPLLYTVIMHPRLCALMASASWFIGFGNSLAQTVLIFLLPLCGRNKIDHFICEIPALLKLVCVDTTVNESELFFLGVIILLIPVALIIFSYGWIVRAILRIKSSTGQRKAFGTCGSHITVVSLFYGTAIYAYLQPSNNYSQDQGKFVSLFYAIVTPTVNPIIYTLRNKDVTGAMKKVLCRGQDSR, from the coding sequence ATGGAACAGAAGAATGGCAGCTCTTTCACGGGGTTTATCCTGCTGGGGTTCTCTGACCGGCCTCAACTGCAGCTAGTCCTCTTTGTGGTCCTCCTGATCTTCTACCTGTTCACTCTGCTGGGAAACGCCACCATCATTGCCTTGGCCCACCTCGACCCACATCTACATactcccatgtactttttcctctccAACCTAAGCTTTCTGGACCTGTGTTACACGACCAGCAGTGTCCCTCAGCTCCTGGTTCATCTCAGGACAGCAGACAAGTCCATCTCGTTTGGTGGCTGTGTAGTTCAACTGTTTGTCTTCTTAGGGCTGGGATGCACAGAATGCATTCTGTTAGGGGTCATGGCGTTTGACCGCTatgcagccatctgcaagccccTGCTGTACACCGTGATCATGCACCCCCGTCTCTGTGCCCTCATGGCTTCTGCATCATGGTTCATTGGTTTTGGCAACTCCTTAGCGCAGACAGTGCTCATCTTCCTTTTACCACTTtgtgggagaaataaaatagacCACTTCATTTGTGAGATCCCCGCACTGCTCAAGCTTGTCTGTGTTGACACCACTGTGAATGAATCtgagcttttctttcttggtgTGATCATTCTCCTCATACCTGTGGCATTAATCATCTTTTCTTATGGTTGGATTGTCAGGGCGATCTTAAGAATAAAGTCATCTACAGGGCAGAGGAAAGCGTTTGGCACATGTGGGTCCCACATCACAGTGGTCTCCCTGTTCTATGGCACGGCCATCTATGCTTACCTCCAGCCCAGCAACAACTACTCCCAGGATCAGGgaaagtttgtttctttgttctacGCCATCGTCACCCCCACGGTCAACCCCATCATATATACGCTGCGGAACAAGGATGTGACGGGAGCAATGAAGAAGGTGCTTTGCAGGGGCCAGGACTCCAGATGA
- the LOC125102006 gene encoding putative olfactory receptor 2B8, which yields MEQKNGSCFMGFILLGFSDRPQLELVLFVVLLIFYLFTLLGNTAIIALAQLDPHLQTPMYFFLSNLSFLDLCYTTSTVPQLLVHLRTADKSISFGGCVVQLFVALGLGGTECILLGLMAFDRYAAICKPLQYTVIMHPRLCALMASASWFIGLGNSSLQTVLLFLLPFCGRNKIDHFLCEVPALLKLACVDTTVYESEVFFVGVVILLIPLTLITVSYGRIVRAVLRIKSSAGQRKAFGTCVSHITVVSLFYGTAIYAYLQPSNNYSQDQVKFVSLFYAIVTPMVNPVIYTLRNKDVMGAMKKVLCRVQDSR from the coding sequence ATGGAACAGAAAAATGGCAGTTGTTTCATGGGGTTTATCCTGCTAGGGTTCTCTGACCGGCCTCAACTGGAGCTAGTCCTCTTTGTGGTTCTCCTGATCTTCTATCTGTTCACTCTGCTGGGAAATACCGCCATCATTGCCTTGGCCCAACTGGACCCACATCTTCAGactcccatgtactttttcctctccAACCTAAGCTTTCTGGACCTGTGTTACACGACCAGCACTGTCCCTCAGCTCCTGGTTCATCTCAGGACAGCAGACAAGTCTATCTCGTTTGGTGGCTGTGTAGTTCAGCTGTTTGTTGCTCTAGGGTTGGGAGGAACAGAATGCATTCTCTTAGGGCTCATGGCATTTGACCGCTatgcagccatctgcaagccccTGCAGTACACCGTGATCATGCACCCCCGTCTCTGTGCCCTCATGGCTTCTGCATCATGGTTCATTGGTTTGGGCAACTCCTCATTGCAGACAGTGCTCCTCTTCCTTTTACCATTTtgtgggagaaataaaatagacCACTTCCTTTGTGAGGTCCCCGCACTGCTCAAGCTTGCCTGTGTTGATACCACTGTGTATGAGTCTGAGGTCTTCTTTGTCGGTGTGGTCATTCTCCTCATACCTTTGACATTAATCACAGTCTCCTATGGTAGGATCGTCAGGGCGGTCTTAAGAATAAAGTCGTCTGCAGGGCAGAGGAAAGCGTTTGGCACATGTGTGTCCCACATCACAGTGGTCTCCCTGTTCTATGGCACGGCCATCTATGCTTACCTCCAGCCCAGCAACAACTACTCCCAGGATCAGGTCaagtttgtttctctgttctatGCCATTGTCACCCCCATGGTCAACCCTGTCATATATACGCTGAGGAACAAGGATGTGATGGGAGCAATGAAGAAGGTGCTTTGCAGGGTCCAGGACTCCAGATGA